DNA sequence from the Streptomyces sp. NBC_01497 genome:
GTGCAGTTCGTCCACGGAGCAGGTCTCCGAGTGCAGGTTGAACGGCATCGCGGTGAGTTCGGCCCGGCCTTCGCGCACTCGCCGCACGAACTCCGCGACCTGGTGCGGCGGTCGGTGGGCGGCCCAGTCCTCGAAGGTGGAGAGCCCCTCGACGCTCCAGCGGTAGCGCGCCTCCTCGGGCCAGTCGTCGGTGGCCCGCATCAGTTCGAGGCAGGTGTCGAGGGCGGCGCGGGCCTCGGCGAGCACCACGCCCTGGGGGTCGGTGTAGCCGAGGTCGAGGTGGGCGTGCTGGACGAGGTGCACCGTCCAGTGGCGCTGCGGGGTCAGGGTGAGCGCCACTGTGGCACCGGGGGCGAGCACCGGTAGTTCCACGGTGAGTTCGGTGGCGGCGGGTACCTCGGGGACGAGCAGCCGCGCCGACCCCTCGGGGCCGGGCGCCGTCTCGCAGTCCAGCACGGCGCCGCCCCGGGTGCGCACGACGGCGCCCGCCAGCGCCTGCGGCACGGCCGGCTCGGTGTCGACGCGCAGCGACTGCAGCAGGCCGTCGCCGCGACGGCGCAGCAGGGGCTCCTGCGAGAACCGGACGGTCGTGGCGCCCAGGCGGTGGGTGTGTGCGACGGCGTTCTCGCGCAGCAGGTCGCGGGCGAGGTTCGAGTCCCACCAGGAGGGTCGGGTGAGGTCGGAGTCCATCGGGCGCGGTTCCCCTTCGTCTGTCGTGCGGTGCGATGCGGTGCGGTTCGGGTGCGGCGCGGTGACGGGCGGTGGTGTGTCTCCCGGGTGCGCCGCTGGGCGGCCCCGCCTCTCGCGGGGCCGGCCGACGTCACGTGATGCGGTGGTAGTCCTTCGGGTCCCAGGCCAGCAGGGCGAACAGCTGTACGGCGGCGGACTGGTTGAGGGTCCCGACCGGCAGGGCGGGGTCGGGTGTCCCGCCGTTGCTCCCCTGGAAGTGGAACAGCCCGGTGGCCGGGTCCCGGTTGTCGGTCCACAGCCGTTGTGCGTAGGCCGCGAGAGTGGCGCGGTAGCGGGCGTCGTGGTGCACGGAGTCCAGGAGCAGCAGGTCCTGGAAGAAGAACGAGTTGAAGATGGCCGGCTGGTCGTAGAGGCGGCTCTCGGCGCCGTAGTACGCGAGGGCGCCGTTCGCGTCGTCGACGGCGTCGTGGAGGTAGGCGCTCTTGCCCGTGGCACGGTAGAGCACGGTCGCGGCGCCGATCATGGCGCCCGAGTTGTAGCTCCACAGGGTGGTGTTGAGCGTGCCGTCGTCGCCGAGGTCGTTGGCGTACAGGCCCGGGGCCTGCCTGAGGCAGGTGCGGTTCCAGTCGTAGGCGCGCTGTGCCCAGTCGAGGTAGGTGCGCTGGTGGGTGATCTCGTAGAGGTTGGCCGAGAGCTGCGCGAACAGCCCGGTGACGTTGGCCGCGCGCATGGCGTTGCTGTCGCTCTCCACCCAGTGCATGCCGCCGGGGCAGGCGCGGGCGGTGTCGGAGTCCCAGCCGCGCAGGTCGGTGGTGAACTGGGCCCGTGCCGCGTCGAGGAGGCCGCGGTCACCGCTCGCCCGGTACTGGTCGGTGAGGGTGATGCCGACGACGGCGTTGTCGTCGTAGAAGAGGTCCCCGCCGGTGCCGAGCGGCGCCGGAAGGTAGGAGTCGTACCCGCTGTGCGCGGGATCGGTGCTCGCGTACTGCCCGAGTGCCGTGAGGCGGTCCTGGACGTCGGGGCCGTACTTCCGCCCGAGGCCCGGGACGTTCGCGAGGTCGAAGGTGGCCTGGGTGGCCTCGCGGTACTCCCACAGGTACGAGTACGGGTTGTCCGTGGGCTGCTTCGGTGTCTGCTCCTGGAAGAGGCCGTGGCCGGAGGCTCCGAGGTAGAGGTGGTCGAGCAGTGCGGCATAACTGCCGGCCGCGCGCGCGGCCCACGGTCCGTCCGCGGGCGCGGCAGGGGACGGCGCGGCGGAGGCGGGGGCGGCGAGGACCGCTCCGGCGATCAGCGGGCCGACGGCGGCGAGGACGCTCAGCAGGCGCCGTGGGCGGCGTCCGGTGCTTCTCATACGGGACTCTCCTCCTGGTCGGGGCGGGGTCGGTCCGCTCCCTGGGCGGGCGAAGGGGTGCGGGGCGTGCGGGGAGCGCGGGAAAGGCGTCCGGGCCTCAGACATTGAGTTTCAGGCTCGACACGAAGAACCGCTGGGCGAGGAAGAAGACGATCACGGTGGGCAGGGACACGAGCAGCGCGCCGCCGAGGACGACGGGCGGGCCGACGTTGGAGTAGTTGCCCTGGAGGTCCGCGAGCGCGGCCATCACCGGGCGGATGTTCCTGCTGGTGGCGAGGGTGATCCCGAACAGGAGGTCGTTCCACACGGCGACGAACTGGAAGACGAACGCGGCGATCATCGCGGACTTCGACAGCGGCAGGAACACCGAGACGAACAGCCGCCACCAGGAGGCTCCGTCGAGCCGGGCCGCCTCCACCACCTCCGGCGGGAGGGTGACCGCGAAGTTGCGGACGACGAAGTACGCGAAGGGGATCGCGATCGCCACGTAGATGACCATCATGCCGAGCTGGGTGTCGTACAGGCCGGTGTTGGCGTACGCGAGGAACAGCGGGCGCAGGAACACCTGCAGCGGCAGCAGGGTGCCGACGTAGATGAGCCAGAACCACAGCCCGCGGCGGCTCACCGGCATGATGACCGTGGCGAACGCGGCGAGGGTGGCGACGAACACGGCGACCAGTGAGCTGACCACGGCGTAGTACAGGCTGTTGGCCATCGCGGGACCGAGATCGGTCAGTGTCCAGGCCGACTTGATGTTGTCGAACAGACCGAAGCTGTTGGGGAACCACAGCGGGCTGCCGGTGTACTTCTTCGCCGAGGTCAGGCCGTTGACGATCAGCAGGTACGTGGGGACGAACCAGGCCAGGGCCAGGACCACGACGGTCGTGTTGCGAAGAGACTTGGCGACCATGTCACACCTTGCCCTGGGTCGGCAGCTGGCGCCGCAGGTAGGTCCATGACGCGAGCAGCACGACGACGGTCAGAAGGACCGCGATCGCCGCGCCCGCGCCCGGACTCTGGAAGAGGAAGGTCTCCTGGTACATGGAGACGGCCAGGGTCTCGGTGGCGCGGCCGGGACCGCCCTGGGTCAGCACGAAGATCAGGTCGAACGCCTTGAGCCCGTTGACCAGGCTCATCCCGATGACCACCACGGAGACGGGGCGCAGTTGCGGGAAGATCACGTAACGGAAGCGCGCCCAGGGGCCCGCGCCGTCGAGGCTCGCGGCCTCCAGGGTCTCCGGCGGCACGGTCCCCAGCCCGACCATGAAGAGGATCACGGCGACACCGGTGGCCTGCCAGGTGGAGGCGATGATCATCACGATGGTGTTCCCGGGCCACTCCAGCAGCCAGCCGCCGGCCAGGGAGCCGAGGTGCAGGCCACGCAGGATCTCGTTGAGGGCACCGTCGTCGGTGAGGATGAAGTTCCACACCACCGCGACAGCGGAACCGGAGATCGCGTACGGGACGGTGACCGAGAGCCGCGCGAGCCGGGACCAGCGGGTGGCGTTGGTGAGCATCGCGATGGCGAGCCCGGCGGCGGTGGGCAGGGCGATGGCGCCCACCACCCACAGCAGGGTGTTCTCCAGCGACCTGATGAGGTTGGGGTCGGTGAAGAACGCGCCGTAGTTCGTCAGGCCGTTGAAGGTGGAGTGGGTGAAGTCGCTGTAGAAGCTGCGGCGGAGTGTGTAGAGGAAGGGCAGCAGCAGGACGACCGCGACGATCAGGACGGCGGGAGCGAGGAAGCCGCCGGCCATCAGCCTCTCGCGCAGCAGTGCGGCGGCGCGCCCGCGGCGCGCGTCCCGGGTGGGGCCCGGGCCGCCCGGCGGCAGCGCCGCCCCCGGTCCCGCCTCGTCGGTCACCGTACTCATTGGCCGCCCTTCCGCCAGAGGTCCCACTCCGTGTCGGCGCGCGCCTGCATGGACCGCAGGGTGGACTTCGCCTCGGAGGGATGGATCATGAAGTTGCCGAGGTCCAGGATGTTGCCCTGGATGAGGTTGGGCGGGCTGGCCTCGTTGTACCGGGTGAGGAGTTGCCGCCCGTGGGTGGTGATGTCCTGCTGGATGCTCCGGACGACCGGGTTGGACGGCCGCACCGTGGGGTTGGCGGAGCTGTCCTGGAGGAAGTCGGACCACACGCGCTGCACGCGGGGGTCGAGCCAGCCTTGGACGGCGGCCATGGCGCCCTTGTGGTCGGCGGCCCTGCGCGGTACGACCAGGACGCCGGACTCGGTGATGACGGAGGCCTTGGTGCCGGGATGCACGGTCGGCAGGATGAACGCCCCGTAGTCGATGTCCGGCCGCAGGCCGCCCGCGCCGATCGCTGCCGCCTCCCAGCTGCCGTGGAGGAACATCGCGAGTTTCCCTGACTTCATCTGCGCGGGGCCGTTGGCCTGGTCGAAGTCGGGGGACGTCATGTAGCCCTTGGCGATGAGGCCCCGCCAGATGTCCATGGCCTCGACGACGGTGTCGTCGGTGTAGCGGGCCCGGCCCGCCACGAGGCGGGTGTAGAAGTCCGGGTCGAGTTTGCTGACCAGTTCCTCGAACCACTCGAACGCGGGCCAGGTGCCGCTCTGCGTACCGAGGAACGGTGTCACACCGTTCCTCTTGAGCACCGCCGCGTTGTGCATCAGCTCGTCCCACGTGGTGGGGACCTCCAGGCGGTACTTGGCGAAGACCGCCTTCGCGTAGAAGACCACGTACGAGGACTGGTACAGCGGCATGCCGTAGACCTTGCCCTCGTAGCTGACGGCGGGCCTGAGGCCGGCGGAGACCCAGCCCTGGGCGCGGGCCGCGTCCCAGGCGTCGCTCAGGTCGGACAGCCCGCCCCTGCGGGCGAGGGAGTAGAGGGCGTAGCCGTTGGCCCACTTGGCGACGTCGGCCGCCTTGTCGGTCTCGGTGGAGGTCTGCACGACCTCCTGGTACGAGGTGGTGGAGGCGTTGGACAGCGGCCGGAGGGCGTAGCCGGTGACACGCTTGAGGACCGCGCCCGCCTTCTCGTAGCCCGCCGTCCAGGTGGCGTTGTCGTTGTAGAGGTTGACGGCGCCCGGGACCGTGCTGGTCGAGCTGCCGCGTACGCAGCCCGCCAGGCCGCCCGCCGCCGCGAGTCCGGCCATTCCCGTCAGCAGGCGCCGCCTGCCGAGGTCAACACGGCCAGGGTGCATGACCTGTCCTTCCGTCCGTTGGGAGTGCGCCGTTGTTCCGGGCCGGCCGGGCGCGAGCCCGGGCGCCGGTCACGGCGCCGGGCCTCGACGAGGGTGCCCGGCATCGGGCGTGAACGTCCTTGGCCGGGAATCGCCTTGGCGCTGCACGGCCGACATGAAGGTAACCGTAACAATCAAGCGCTACAAGACTTCGTACAGAGAAACCTTTAAAACCGCACTTCACAGCCGTGCAAGAGGCACACGCACTGGACACTGACGCGATCGACGATATGGTACCGATACCAAGCGAGATGAAAGGTGCTTCCCGTGCGGCTGGATGGCGGCGACCGACCCTACGAGCCCAACCCGCGCTACGCGGCGATCGGCTCTTCCGTACAGACCGGCTGGTCAGCAGCCGTTGAGCAAGTGGAAGACGCGACCGGCACACTCGCCGTCGACGGCCCCTGGAGTCTGGACTGGGAGCGGGTACGCACCGATCTGGCCGCCGCGCTGCCCGGGGCGGAACTGATCGATGTGCGCACGTACCTCGCCCCCTGGGAGACGATCCGCGAGCGCACCGACGCCGACGTACTCGCGGACGACCCCCACTTCGCCCGGCTGACGACCGCGACCCTGGCCGACTTCTTCGGCGCGCTGCCCGAGCCGGCGGCCCCGGCGGGAACCAGAACCGTGGTGTTCGGCCCCGGCGCCGGCCTCGTCGGGCACGACACGCTCTGGTACGTGGACCTGCCGAAGCGCTACGCCGAGGCGGCCGTGGCCGCCGGCACGGGCTCCACCATCGGCCTGCCCCGGGGCGAGAAGCCGGGCACACGACGGCTGTTCTACATCGACTGGCCGGTACTCGACCGGCACCGCGACGCCCTCGCGCCGCGCGTGGACCGGTGGTTCGACCTCCAGGACCCGGCACGCCCGGTGTCCCTGAGCGGCGACGCCCTGCGTGCCACGGCCGCCGAGCTGTCCGGCCGCCCCTTCAGGACCCGGCCCACCTTCAACACCACACCGTGGGGCGGCCAGTGGGCCCGCCGCGAGCTGGGCTTCAACCCGGAAGGCCCCAACACCGCACTCGGGTACGAGCTGATCGCACCGGAGTCGGGTGTGCTCGTGGGGGACGGGGACGCCTGCCTGGAGATACCGTTCCAACTGCTGGTGGCGCTCGCGCCGGAGCGGGTGATGGGCGCCCGCGTGCACGAGATGTTCGGCACCTCGTTCCCGATCCGCTTCGACTACCTCGACACGGTGGCGGGCGGCTCCCTCTCCGTCCACTGCCATCCCCAGAGCGACTACATGCGCGAGGTGTTCGGCTGGCCGTACACCCAGCACGAGACGTACTACATGATGGTCGGCGGCGAGCAGAACAAGGTGTACCTCGGGCTGCGCGGCGATGTGGACGTCGACCGTTTCCACGACGACGTGCACCACGCGGACAGCGAGCAGCGGCCGTTCGACATCGAGGACCACGTACAGACGTTCCCCGCACGGGAGGGCCAGCTGTTCCTGGTGCCCGCGGGCACACCGCACGGCAGCGGTGCGGGCAACGTCGTCCTCGAAGTCAGCGCCACCCCCTACCTGTACTCGCTGCGCTTCTACGACTGGCTGCGCCGCGACGCCCGCGACCGGCCCCGCGCCGTCCACGTCGACCACGCCTTCCGCAACCTGAACAGCGGTCGGACCGGCGAGGCGGTCCGCACCGACCTGGTCCAGTCGCCGCGCACGGCCCGCTCCGGCGACGGGTGGAGCGACGAACTCCTCGGCGTGCTGCCGGAGATGTTCTTCGCGGTGCACCGGTTCGACGTCGACCCCGGTGCCACCGCCGAGGACGACACCGACGGGCGCTTCCACATCCTGAACGTGGTCGACGGAGCCGGGGTGCTCGTACGCACCGCGTCCGGCGACATCCACCCGCTGCACTACGCGGAGACCCTGGTCGTGCCCGCGGCCGTCGGGCCGTACACACTCACCGCGCTGGGAAGCGAACAGGTGCGGGTCGTCAAGGCGTTCGTACGGTGACAGCCGCCGGGAGCCCGCCCGGGAGCGGCCCGGGGCCCGACGGCGCGACCCGGCCCGGCGGGCACGGTGCGCCAGAGGCCGCGGCCCGGGTGCCCGTCCTGGAGGTGGGTGGCACGCATGTCGTCGCCGCCCTGGTCGACTTCGGCGGAACCACGCCGCGCGTGGAGCACGGCGAACGCCACCCGTTGCCCGCGGACGGCGGCCCGGAGGAGATCGTGGACCGCATCGCGGGCTGCGCCAGGACCCTGCCGGGGACACCACGCGGCCGGTGGGCGGTGGCACTGCCCGGCCCGTTCGACTACGAGGCCGGAGTCGCGCGGTACGAGGGCGTGGGAAAGTTCGACGCCCTGCACGGCCTGGATCTCGGCCGGGCCCTTATGGCACGGCTGCCCGGCGCCACGGGGATCACCTTCGTCAACGACGCCGTGGCGTTCGCCCTCGGCGAGGCAGCGTACGGTGCGGCCGTCGGGCACGGGCGGAGTGTCGCCATCACCCTCGGCACCGGGGTCGGCTCCGCGTTCCTCTCCGGCGGGCGCCCGGTGAGCGAGGGAGCGCTCGTACCACCGCAGGGGCGTGCCGATCTGATCCGGTGTGACGGACTTCCCCTGGAGGACGGGGTCTCCCGGCGGGCCGTGATCCGGGCCTACCGGGCGGCGACCGGGCGGGAGCGCGATGTGCGGGAGATAGCGGCACTCGCGCGCAGGGGCGACACGGCGGCGACCCGCGTCGTCACGGACGCCTTCGGCCTGCTCGGCCGGGCGCTCGGCCCCTGGCTCGCGCGCTTTCGTGCGACGGTGGTCGTCGTGGGCGGCTCGATGACCGGTTCCTGGGACGTGCTCGGACCCGCCGTACGGGACGGGGTGCGCGCGGGCGCGCCGCAGGCTGCGGGCATCCCCTGGGTGACCGCGCGCCTGGGCGCCGACGCGCCCCTGCTCGGGGCGGCACTGTCCGGCGGGGCCCCGCACGACGCGTGGCCGCCCGGGACGGCGTCTCGGGTCGCGACACCACCGGCCGGTCCCCCACCGCCCGCGTCCCCGGCCCCGCTTCGGGGCGAAACCGGCTGAACGCCGTGGACCCTATCCTTCAGCAGGAGCGGCGCGAGGGGTGCGCGTCGCGCGATTCGACAGCCCGGGAGGCACTGACATGGCCGGCACACCGCCCAGTCCGAGCGCGCCGACGATGAAGGAGGTCGCCTCGCTCGCGGAGGTCAGCACCATGACAGTGTCGCGGGTGCTGAGCGGCCACGCCGGGGTGTCCGCGGTCAAGCGGGAGCGGGTGGAGGCGGCGGTCAAGGAGCTCGGGTACCGGACGAACACCCTCGCCCGCAGCCTGCGGCACGGGGCGCGTACGGGCACCGTCGGGGTGATCGTCACCCACCTCGGCAACCCGTTCTACGCCCGCCTCGCGCTCGGCATCGAGGAGATGCTCGCGACCGAGAACCTGCGCGTGATGATCACCAACACCGACGGGGACGTGGCACGCGAGCGCGACGCGCTGCAGGACTTCACCGAACGGCGCGTGGACGGGCTGATCCTGGTCCCCGCGGGCTCCCATCAGGCCTACGTGGCCGACGAGGTCGGCGCATCCACCCCGGTGGTCGTGGTGGCCCGTCCACCCGTCGGACTCGAAGCGGACTGCGTCCTCGTCGACGACTTCGGCGGCGCGCACGCGGCGACCGCCCGCCTCGTCGCCGAGGGCCACCGCAGGATCGGCTTCCTCGGCACACCTCCGTCCGTCTACACCGGCTCGGAGCGCTACCGGGGCTTCTGCGCGGCGCTGGAGGAGGCGGGCATCGCACCGGACGAGGACTACGTCCGGCGGGGCCAGGAAGATCTCGCGGCAGCGGAGAGCGCGGCGACGGAGCTGCTGGCCCTGAGCCGGCCGCCGACGGCGGTGTTCTGCACCAACAACCGCAACACACTGGGCGCGTACCGGGCGGTGCGGCGCGCCGGCGCGCGCACGACGCTGGCCGGATTCGACAACTTCGAACTCGCCGACGTGCTGAGTGTGCCCGTGGTGGTCGTCGCGTACGACCCGGACGAGCTGGGCCGGCAGGCGGCCCGCCTCCTCGCCGACCGCCTGCCGTCGCCGGAGCGCCCCGGCGGCACGGCGATCCCGCCGCGCCGGATCGTGGTGCCGACCACACTCCTGTCGTACGTCCCGGACGACACCTACTGAC
Encoded proteins:
- a CDS encoding glycoside hydrolase family 76 protein; this translates as MRSTGRRPRRLLSVLAAVGPLIAGAVLAAPASAAPSPAAPADGPWAARAAGSYAALLDHLYLGASGHGLFQEQTPKQPTDNPYSYLWEYREATQATFDLANVPGLGRKYGPDVQDRLTALGQYASTDPAHSGYDSYLPAPLGTGGDLFYDDNAVVGITLTDQYRASGDRGLLDAARAQFTTDLRGWDSDTARACPGGMHWVESDSNAMRAANVTGLFAQLSANLYEITHQRTYLDWAQRAYDWNRTCLRQAPGLYANDLGDDGTLNTTLWSYNSGAMIGAATVLYRATGKSAYLHDAVDDANGALAYYGAESRLYDQPAIFNSFFFQDLLLLDSVHHDARYRATLAAYAQRLWTDNRDPATGLFHFQGSNGGTPDPALPVGTLNQSAAVQLFALLAWDPKDYHRIT
- a CDS encoding carbohydrate ABC transporter permease, with protein sequence MVAKSLRNTTVVVLALAWFVPTYLLIVNGLTSAKKYTGSPLWFPNSFGLFDNIKSAWTLTDLGPAMANSLYYAVVSSLVAVFVATLAAFATVIMPVSRRGLWFWLIYVGTLLPLQVFLRPLFLAYANTGLYDTQLGMMVIYVAIAIPFAYFVVRNFAVTLPPEVVEAARLDGASWWRLFVSVFLPLSKSAMIAAFVFQFVAVWNDLLFGITLATSRNIRPVMAALADLQGNYSNVGPPVVLGGALLVSLPTVIVFFLAQRFFVSSLKLNV
- a CDS encoding carbohydrate ABC transporter permease yields the protein MSTVTDEAGPGAALPPGGPGPTRDARRGRAAALLRERLMAGGFLAPAVLIVAVVLLLPFLYTLRRSFYSDFTHSTFNGLTNYGAFFTDPNLIRSLENTLLWVVGAIALPTAAGLAIAMLTNATRWSRLARLSVTVPYAISGSAVAVVWNFILTDDGALNEILRGLHLGSLAGGWLLEWPGNTIVMIIASTWQATGVAVILFMVGLGTVPPETLEAASLDGAGPWARFRYVIFPQLRPVSVVVIGMSLVNGLKAFDLIFVLTQGGPGRATETLAVSMYQETFLFQSPGAGAAIAVLLTVVVLLASWTYLRRQLPTQGKV
- a CDS encoding ABC transporter substrate-binding protein, with the protein product MHPGRVDLGRRRLLTGMAGLAAAGGLAGCVRGSSTSTVPGAVNLYNDNATWTAGYEKAGAVLKRVTGYALRPLSNASTTSYQEVVQTSTETDKAADVAKWANGYALYSLARRGGLSDLSDAWDAARAQGWVSAGLRPAVSYEGKVYGMPLYQSSYVVFYAKAVFAKYRLEVPTTWDELMHNAAVLKRNGVTPFLGTQSGTWPAFEWFEELVSKLDPDFYTRLVAGRARYTDDTVVEAMDIWRGLIAKGYMTSPDFDQANGPAQMKSGKLAMFLHGSWEAAAIGAGGLRPDIDYGAFILPTVHPGTKASVITESGVLVVPRRAADHKGAMAAVQGWLDPRVQRVWSDFLQDSSANPTVRPSNPVVRSIQQDITTHGRQLLTRYNEASPPNLIQGNILDLGNFMIHPSEAKSTLRSMQARADTEWDLWRKGGQ
- a CDS encoding class I mannose-6-phosphate isomerase, with amino-acid sequence MRLDGGDRPYEPNPRYAAIGSSVQTGWSAAVEQVEDATGTLAVDGPWSLDWERVRTDLAAALPGAELIDVRTYLAPWETIRERTDADVLADDPHFARLTTATLADFFGALPEPAAPAGTRTVVFGPGAGLVGHDTLWYVDLPKRYAEAAVAAGTGSTIGLPRGEKPGTRRLFYIDWPVLDRHRDALAPRVDRWFDLQDPARPVSLSGDALRATAAELSGRPFRTRPTFNTTPWGGQWARRELGFNPEGPNTALGYELIAPESGVLVGDGDACLEIPFQLLVALAPERVMGARVHEMFGTSFPIRFDYLDTVAGGSLSVHCHPQSDYMREVFGWPYTQHETYYMMVGGEQNKVYLGLRGDVDVDRFHDDVHHADSEQRPFDIEDHVQTFPAREGQLFLVPAGTPHGSGAGNVVLEVSATPYLYSLRFYDWLRRDARDRPRAVHVDHAFRNLNSGRTGEAVRTDLVQSPRTARSGDGWSDELLGVLPEMFFAVHRFDVDPGATAEDDTDGRFHILNVVDGAGVLVRTASGDIHPLHYAETLVVPAAVGPYTLTALGSEQVRVVKAFVR
- a CDS encoding ROK family protein: MTAAGSPPGSGPGPDGATRPGGHGAPEAAARVPVLEVGGTHVVAALVDFGGTTPRVEHGERHPLPADGGPEEIVDRIAGCARTLPGTPRGRWAVALPGPFDYEAGVARYEGVGKFDALHGLDLGRALMARLPGATGITFVNDAVAFALGEAAYGAAVGHGRSVAITLGTGVGSAFLSGGRPVSEGALVPPQGRADLIRCDGLPLEDGVSRRAVIRAYRAATGRERDVREIAALARRGDTAATRVVTDAFGLLGRALGPWLARFRATVVVVGGSMTGSWDVLGPAVRDGVRAGAPQAAGIPWVTARLGADAPLLGAALSGGAPHDAWPPGTASRVATPPAGPPPPASPAPLRGETG
- a CDS encoding LacI family DNA-binding transcriptional regulator, with the protein product MAGTPPSPSAPTMKEVASLAEVSTMTVSRVLSGHAGVSAVKRERVEAAVKELGYRTNTLARSLRHGARTGTVGVIVTHLGNPFYARLALGIEEMLATENLRVMITNTDGDVARERDALQDFTERRVDGLILVPAGSHQAYVADEVGASTPVVVVARPPVGLEADCVLVDDFGGAHAATARLVAEGHRRIGFLGTPPSVYTGSERYRGFCAALEEAGIAPDEDYVRRGQEDLAAAESAATELLALSRPPTAVFCTNNRNTLGAYRAVRRAGARTTLAGFDNFELADVLSVPVVVVAYDPDELGRQAARLLADRLPSPERPGGTAIPPRRIVVPTTLLSYVPDDTY